In Misgurnus anguillicaudatus chromosome 5, ASM2758022v2, whole genome shotgun sequence, a genomic segment contains:
- the LOC129413566 gene encoding protein SSUH2 homolog yields MERPIGGNYGYGPSYGMANPVYGTPGMLGAPTAPPANMFDTIPGYEGTLAGGGGGYLPPPMPTVPMPVPEQAPTPPDWHIPSISEDKARESLENYVSSKCCYSSAPVKDGVITSMETFNTYRYRLESFTESRTSEWSQEPYTGQVVDAGIQPAPSPWQIPTNPPTFFNDKKETIKVPYTSSAVKNCHTCLGVGRGPCTTCAGAGNKVCWACNGSGTRQSDDRCITCSGRGRENCNSCNGQGSRECETCRGKRQLLVFINLTVKWSTEKDDFVAQQSSGLRVQNLENVSGKQLFQNAQYMLYPVMGFPDASVAQASERLVREHQSKYAQNSRILQQRQTIELIPITKVNYKWKGKSHFYYVYGNEFQVNADDYPATCCCSVM; encoded by the exons GCATGTTGGGCGCACCTACCGCACCCCCTGCCAACATGTTCGACACTATCCCAGGATATGAGGGAACCCTGGCTGGCGGTGGAG GTGGGTATCTTCCACCTCCAATGCCAACTGTACCCATGCCTGTGCCCGAACAAGCACCAACTCCCCCTGACTGGCA CATTCCTTCAATCTCAGAGGACAAAGCTCGTGAATCTCTAGAAAATTACGTCTCCAGCAAGTGTTGCTATAGTTCTGCACCTGTTAAAGACGGGGTGATTACCAGCATGGAGACTTTTAATACCTACAGG TATCGTTTGGAGAGTTTCACAGAGTCCAGAACATCTGAATGGAGTCAGGAGCCTTACACAG GGCAGGTTGTGGATGCTGGTATTCAACCTGCGCCATCGCCGTGGCAGATTCCTACTAATCCTCCAACTTTCTTCAATGACAAGAAGGAGACTATCAAAGTGCCTTATACCTCCTCAGCAGTCAAG AACTGTCACACGTGTCTTGGAGTAGGAAGAGGTCCCTGTACCACATGCGCTGGAGCTGGAAAC AAAGTGTGTTGGGCGTGTAATGGTTCTGGAACTCGTCAGTCTGATGACCGCTGCATAACTTGCAGTGGCCGTGgtcgtgagaa CTGTAATTCATGTAACGGCCAAGGCTCTCGTGAGTGTGAAACCTGTCGTGGGAAGAGACAGTTGCTCGTCTTCATCAATCTCACTGTTAAATG GAGCACTGAAAAAGATGATTTCGTGGCACAACAATCGAGTGGTCTGAGAGTGCAGAATCTTGAAAATGTCTCGGGGAAGCAGCTGTTTCAAAATGCCCAATACATG cTGTATCCGGTTATGGGTTTTCCTGATGCTTCTGTCGCACAAGCTTCTGAACGTTTAGTACGAGAGCATCAGTCAAAATATGCCCAAAACTCCCGCATATTACAACAG AGACAGACAATAGAGCTAATTCCCATTACCAAAGTGAACTACAAGTGGAAAGGAAAATCCCATTTTTATTATGTGTATGGAAATGAGTTTCAAGTGAACGCTGATGATTACCCAGCCacctgctgctgctctgtgatgtaa